Proteins encoded together in one Vigna angularis cultivar LongXiaoDou No.4 chromosome 5, ASM1680809v1, whole genome shotgun sequence window:
- the LOC108339858 gene encoding uncharacterized protein LOC108339858 isoform X1: MSHHRPNFTHLQRQGGFRSYDGHTYNHHESNEVPVFYRSNSTQASQDERTSDVLPRQRVWACIHPVGFHHIPYFPSAAPRRQQIIQNEHMGRLRDIFLQPPSRYTFQTSTQAAPVVEISKTTVLSKLEKVVYARKLNLYYRNNAEEKHLKEKKEKDEDGKRCAICLEDFKTGEEVMLTPCKHMFHEDCIVPWLTTKGQCPVCRRVICEMGCGNPSSFSNNNWTTLESSNLFNGELLSVFRDMEEAFQLGI, translated from the exons ATGAGCCACCACAGGCCCAACTTCACACATCTGCAACGGCAAGGAGGTTTTAGATCCTATGATGGCCACACTTACAATCATCATGAATCCAATGAAGTGCCTGTGTTTTACAGATCTAACTCTACTCAAGCCAGC CAGGATGAAAGAACTTCCGATGTATTACCTCGACAACGGGTTTGGGCATGCATACATCCTGTAGGATTCCACCACATACCTTA TTTTCCATCAGCAGCACCTAGAAGACAACAAATTATTCAGAATGAGCATATGGGAAGGCTGAGAGATATTTTCCTTCAGCCACCTTCAAGATATACATTCCAAACAAGCACACAAGCTGCCCCAGTGGTAGAAATTTCCAAAACTACAGTTTTGAGCAAGCTTGAGAAAGTAGTGTATGCTAGGAAGCTGAACTTATATTACAGAAACAATGCTGAAGAAAAACAtttgaaagagaagaaggaaaaggatGAAGATGGTAAGAGGTGTGCTATTTGCTTGGAAGATTTTAAGACTGGTGAAGAGGTGATGCTCACTCCATGCAAGCACATGTTTCATGAGGATTGCATAGTGCCGTGGCTAACAACTAAGGGCCAGTGCCCAGTTTGTAGGCGTGTGATCTGTGAGATGGGATGTGGGAACCCTTCATCCTTCAGCAACAATAACTGGACCACTTTGGAATCTAGCAACCTATTTAATGGAGAGCTTTTATCAGTTTTTAGGGACATGGAAGAAGCTTTTCAGTTGGGCATATGA
- the LOC108339858 gene encoding uncharacterized protein LOC108339858 isoform X2, whose translation MSHHRPNFTHLQRQGGFRSYDGHTYNHHESNEVPVFYRSNSTQASDERTSDVLPRQRVWACIHPVGFHHIPYFPSAAPRRQQIIQNEHMGRLRDIFLQPPSRYTFQTSTQAAPVVEISKTTVLSKLEKVVYARKLNLYYRNNAEEKHLKEKKEKDEDGKRCAICLEDFKTGEEVMLTPCKHMFHEDCIVPWLTTKGQCPVCRRVICEMGCGNPSSFSNNNWTTLESSNLFNGELLSVFRDMEEAFQLGI comes from the exons ATGAGCCACCACAGGCCCAACTTCACACATCTGCAACGGCAAGGAGGTTTTAGATCCTATGATGGCCACACTTACAATCATCATGAATCCAATGAAGTGCCTGTGTTTTACAGATCTAACTCTACTCAAGCCAGC GATGAAAGAACTTCCGATGTATTACCTCGACAACGGGTTTGGGCATGCATACATCCTGTAGGATTCCACCACATACCTTA TTTTCCATCAGCAGCACCTAGAAGACAACAAATTATTCAGAATGAGCATATGGGAAGGCTGAGAGATATTTTCCTTCAGCCACCTTCAAGATATACATTCCAAACAAGCACACAAGCTGCCCCAGTGGTAGAAATTTCCAAAACTACAGTTTTGAGCAAGCTTGAGAAAGTAGTGTATGCTAGGAAGCTGAACTTATATTACAGAAACAATGCTGAAGAAAAACAtttgaaagagaagaaggaaaaggatGAAGATGGTAAGAGGTGTGCTATTTGCTTGGAAGATTTTAAGACTGGTGAAGAGGTGATGCTCACTCCATGCAAGCACATGTTTCATGAGGATTGCATAGTGCCGTGGCTAACAACTAAGGGCCAGTGCCCAGTTTGTAGGCGTGTGATCTGTGAGATGGGATGTGGGAACCCTTCATCCTTCAGCAACAATAACTGGACCACTTTGGAATCTAGCAACCTATTTAATGGAGAGCTTTTATCAGTTTTTAGGGACATGGAAGAAGCTTTTCAGTTGGGCATATGA